The sequence ATGACCAGATTTTCCTTAACAGAGATCTTATTGCTGAGAAGGAAATGAATTTGGACGATGTTCAGGAGGAAATAGCAGAATTTATGCTTCGGTTTGATGGCGTCAAAGAAGCCTATACTGCTTCGGATATGAAGCGACTGGAATATACCCAGGGACGCAAGCATCTCCTACAGATGGGCTTTAACCATAAAGCTTCTGGAGATGTCTTATTGATTCTAGAGCCATCTTGGCTGACCAATTCCTCTAGGGGTACCACGCATGGGACAGGTTATATTTATGATACCCATGTGCCGGTCCTGTTTTATGGATGGAATGTCAAGCCCGGATTCAGTACCCGCTATTGCACCATTACGGATATTGCCCCGACGGTTTCCATGTTACTGGATATACGCATACCCAATGGCGCTACCGGCCAGCCTATCCAAGAAATTACCGAGTGAGCGATTCTCGGAAAACTCAAAACCCCAAGCTGATCAGCTGGGTTTTTTTTTGGATCAAGCAATATTTCTGGGGGGACTAATTTTGACATGGTCTTATGAAATAGAATTTCACAGCGTTAAAACGATGGACTTCCTCCACAGGGCAAACGCCTTAAAACAAATGTTCCTATTTGCATTTATATCTGCCGTTCCTACGGAACTTACCCTTTTGTGTGTAATCATTTTTGGTGCAGGTGACAACCTGCACCTTCTATATGCCCCTCCGCCAAAGGTGGATTAGGCAGGAAGGCCAGTTGCTAGCGCATATTTAGGGTTTAACCTCAACCAAGCCAACCATTATAAATGAGCAGATAGCTGCGACGGCTTGTACGATCCAAATCAACAAATCATTCTTTCAGCCTATTCCGCCATTCGGCACCATAGGCTACCGCGGTTTCCCAGGTACAAATCGGGGCAAAGTGCCAGCGGCACGATAAATTTTGTAACCTGCAGATTCATCTGCAGGAACTTAAGCGCTCTTCAACCTCCCGAAGGAGTGCCAGCGGCACGGATGATAGCTCCTTTACACGAAATTAGTACTAAATGTTTATAACCATCAGGAAAATCGCTTTTAGCCCCTTGAAGTTCTTTAATTCAGGCTGACATCTCTTTACAAATAGTTTAAAAGTGTTTGCCCTGGGGGAACTGCCAATTTTCATTATGTTGTAAAATGCCCTCAACTTTTCGGCTTGATCCGTTTTTTTGATTCTATTAAAAAAACAACCAAAAATAAATTACTTTATCCACACTTTATCCACTGACTTTCCGGCGGTGCTTTCCACTTCAATTAGCCATAGGCCTACTGGTAAATTTTCGATATCAAAATCAAACATATCACCATGAGGGGTGATTTTTCGTAAATATTTGCCCATTGGGTCCACTATTCTGATTTCCCTGATTGAACCTACCCCTTTTATGTTGATGTGGATATCTCCACTGGATGGATTTGGATAGATTTTTACCTGTGCTTTTTCCGCTTCTTTTTCGAGGTCTGTGATGAGGTTTACGTTGACATTTAGTGCTTGGGGAATGCCCTCATGGCAGTGGTTGCTTGGGGTGACTTCCAGCAGGAAATCGCCTTCTTTTTCCCAGCTGACAGTCACGGCATGCGTGCCTTGGCCAGAAAGGATGGTTCCTCCTTCTGTGGACCATTGGTAATTGACCCCTTCCACTTCAGAAACTTCATATGATTGTACTTCCAGCCCTACTTCGGCCAGGCCTATGATGGGATCGGGTTGGGACGGGGCACGTGTGATGGTGATGGCTTTGGTGGTAGCCGTGCTTTCCCCACAGGCATTTCGAGGCATTACCTTTAGCTGCTGCTGTCCTTCAGCTTCCCAAGTGATGGCCGCGTGTGCTGTGCCTTGTCCCGACTGGATGATGCCTCCACTGGCCGTCCAGATGTATTCCATTCCCGGAATGGAATCCACTTCATATTGGCTGACCGTTTCCAGACAGGCCACGCCATTTCCGATGATTTGCGGCACCTTTTCAGGAATGGTGGAGACGGTGACTTCAAGGCCCTCGGTGGGGCCATCCCCGCAGATATTTTGGCTCTTTACCAAAACGGCATTCCTGCCAGGTGTTTCCCACTGCACCACAATCCTGTCTGATCCCTGGCCTTCAATGATGGTACCGCCATCCACCCTCCATTCGAAGGTCAGGTCATCAGTACTTTCATATTCCAACCGATATATTTGTTGGCTTAAGCAAATATTGTCTTGGCCAATGATGGTGCCCGTGGCGGTAGGGACTTCACAGCTGTATTGATAGATCATTCCAAATTCACCAACGGCATAGCCTGTATTGACATCGCCAAAGCTTATGGCTTTGAAGTCCTGGTAGGTTTCAGTGTCCACCTCAGTCCAGTTTTTTCCCCGGTCGGTAGTTTGGAGGATCAGGCCTTTGTCTCCCACAATGAAGCCTGTCAAGCTATCCAAAAAGGCTACATCACGAAGGTTCTGGGCAGTGTTGGTGTTCAGGGGTTCCCAGCTTTCGAATTGGTTTTGGGTAAAGAATGCCTGGCCGTTATCACCCACGATGATCGCCGCGGATTCATCGATCATAAACATGCCATGCAGGTCATCGGAAGTTCCAATGGAGATTTCCTGCCAATCTCCGTTACTATTGCTTTTCAGCACATGGCCACCTTCCCCGATGATGATCCCGGGGCCACTTTCAAAGAAATCAATATCATGATAATCGTATCCTTTGTCGCCTGCATGGATAGTGGACCAGTTTACACCGCGGTTTACGGTACTGGCGAGGTATCCGCTTTCTCCGACAATGTATCCGGTGTCCGCATCAGCAAAATAAAGACCATAAAGGTCGAGCTCGGTTTTAGGATTCAGCGCTGTCCATGATCCTCCGGAATTGGTGGTGTTCAGCATGGTACCGTCATCACCTACTACGTATCCGAAAGCCGGGGATTGAAAAGCAATTGCGTGAAAATCAATGTTCAATGGCCGGGAATAGTCGTTAAAGGAATCGCCGCCGTTGGTGGTGCGAAAGATGACGGCTTCTTTGCCAGCGATGTAACCGCGGCTGTCGTTTACAAAATCCGTGGCCAAAAAATCCGAGGGATGACCGGAAAGCAAGGAAATCCAAGAGCTGCCAGCGTTGGTAGATCGTAAGATGGTCCCTCCATCGGCAACAGCTACTACGGTATTGGTGCTTTGTTTGTAGTCGATGCCGTGAATGTCCTCCGTGGTGCGGCTATTTCGGACGAGGAAGGTCAGCCCGGCATTATTGGTGTATAGCACCGTGCCTTCTTCTCCGACGATGATCCCAATGTCAGGGCGGTCTCTATGAAACGCTACCCTTTTATAGTCGTAATTGGTACCACTCTGGATGAAAGCCCAGTGATTGCCCGAGTCAACGGTCTTCAGGATGGTCCCTTCATCCCCTACCGCATAGCCCGTGGTGTCGTTGGTAAAGTAGAGATCGTTTAGCGCGGTACTGACCGAAGAGGTAAGCTGCTGCCAGCTTTGGCCATTATTAGTCGTTTTGTAGATGGCTCCTGAGGAGGTGGCGAGAAAGCCTTGGTCTCCGCTGGTAAATACGAGTGTGTTGATCGCCGCAGTGGTTCCCAGCTCTACAGAAGTCCATGTTTCTCCTCCATTGGAAGAGTATTTTAGCGTTCCAGAGGTTCCGGAAATCCAGATTTCCTCACTGGAGCGGTAGTTTACCGTTAGGATGTCCGAGGTGGTGTTGAGGTTGATTATGTTCCAAGATTGGCCACCATCTTTGGTCTGCAAGAGGGTGCCGTTTTTGCCGGCCATCGCCCCAATTTGGTGGTCATGGAAATCCACAGCAAGTAGATCGGCTGCGATGGGCATGGCCAATTCCGTCCAGCCCTCACCACCATCAGTGGTTTTGAGCATGATTTGGTTCCCTGAAGCGAAGGCCAGGTCGTCATTGACCCAGTGGATGTCCGTAAGTGCATTGCCACGGTCCGTGATCCTTTGCCAACTTTGGGAAAAAGCGGTCTGGACCAATGATAAGCAGAAAATGACGAGGAGTAAAGGGTTCTTCATATCGTGTGGAAAGCCATGTTGGTACTTACAAAAATAGCGGTAAATTAGGTTTTACAAGAGAAGGTTTGGTGTTAATTCGGTATTCTCTACCCATAAATTACAAAAAAATCCCACATATACCGATATGTGGGATTTTTGATGATGCTTTGCTAGTCCTGCAAAATATTTTGTAAGGGGTTACTTTCCTTTATTCTTCACCCATTTTTCCAGCCACTCGTTCATTTCGTACAAGGTGTGCATGATGGATTCTTCTGCTGCATAGCCATGGCTTTCATTGGGCAAAAACACCAGTCGGGCTGTGGCACCGTGTCCTTTCAGGGCATTGTAATACCGTTCTGATTGGATGGGGAAAGTGCCGGAATTGTTGTCTGCTTCACCGTGGATCAGCAGGATAGGTGTCTTTACTTTATTCGCATGCATAAAGGGGGACATGTTGAAATAAACGTCTGGAGCCTCCCAATAGGTGCGCTGCTCATATTGGAAGCCAAATGGTGTCAACGTACGGTTGTATGCACCACTTCGGGCAATTCCAGCCGCGAAAAGATCACTGTGCGAAAGGAGGTTGGCCGTCATAAAGGCACCATAAGAGTGGCCACCTACCGCTATTCGGTCCCGGTCACCGATGCCTCTGTCCACGATATAATCGATGGCTGCTTCTGCGTTGGCCACTAACTGTTCAATAAAGAAATCATTGGGTTCTTGGTTGCCTTCTCCTACGATGGGCATTTCTGTTCTGTCCATGATGGCATAGCCCTGGGTGATCCAGTAGAGCGGTGTGCCCCAGTACAGCCTGGTAAATTCATATTTGGATCCGCGCACCTGAGCAGCCACTTCCTTGGATTTGTATTCCCGGGGATAGGCCCACATCAGTACGGGCAAAGGACCATCTGCTGCTGGATCGTATCCGGCAGGAGTATAAATCGTGGCCGATAAGTTAAGTCCGTCGTTTCTGGTGTAGGTTACCAATTCCTTTTGTATTCCTCTTAGGGAAGGATAAGGATCCTCAAAATGGGTCAGTTGGATCGGTGCGATGCGCTTTTTGGTGTTGACGAGCCAATAGTTTGGTTGGATGTCAGTGCTTTGCTTGCGGGTAATAAAGCTGTTCCCTTTATCGTCCAAAACTTTTACCACTTCTTCATAATAGGGCGCTTGGCATCGCCAGATGATCTCTTGCTCCCCTGAGCTGACATCAAAGGTGCTCAGGAATGGCATGCTGCCTTCTGGAGAACCTCCCTCGCTGGTCATGAAGAGCTGGTCTCCCTTGCGGAGAAGGACATACTCTCCAAGGTCATTTGTGGTCATGACGGGATCACCCGGATCATTGTAAATGTCTGAATAGCTCCGTTCTATAAACGTTTTCTTTTCCTGCTCAGGCTGGGAGGGATTGATCAGGGAGCGCTTTTCTTGTCGGGTGTCAAACCACCGCTCATTTAGCACTGCGAATGCTTCATCTGACCATTGAATGCCCGCATAACGCAGACTGGTAGTGGCCAATTTTTGTTTCTCACCTGTAAATGGTGCGTCCAATGTATAGACAATGTCTCGTTCTTCGATTTCCACTTTAGGATCACCACCATCCTGAGCCTCGGCCCAATAAAGGGTGGCAGGAACGTCCCTTCTCCAGCTGATGGACCTGGGGCCAGTCACCGTGGCATCAAAGCCGGTCGGCCTTACCTCATCCAAAGGAATCTCGGCAATGGTCACTGTTTCTGATCCGTCAATGCTCCACGCTTCTACATCATACGGGAAGCGGTACGCTGGGACCAAATAAGAAAACGGACGCTTGATCGCTTCCACCAGGACATATTGCCCATCGGGCGAAACATCCATCGACTTGATCATCGCCGGATCGCCAAGGGGCTTGGTATTTCCTTCCAGGTCAATCACCATCAGTTGGGCGTCCATGAAGTAAGCAAATAGCTGCTCGTCATATTCATTTTCAAGCAAATCCTGGTAGGTTCGGCTGGGAGCTGCATTACCCGAAGTAGCTTGTATGATTGGGCTGGATGGAACCGATGGTTTTTCAGGCATCTCACCCCGTGATGGGTTAATGGCTTTCACCAAAAGAGAATTGTCCGGAAGCCACGTAAAGGCGGTGCCATAGACGTCGTTGATGATTTCGTCGGTTAAGGGCTTGGCGGTCTTGGTGGCTAAGTTAGCTACCCACAAGCTTATCCCTTCATCGCCCACCAGGCCGAATGCCAAATACTGTTCATCATCAGACCAACTGATCCCGCTGATCTTGGCGTCTTCTGGTAAGCCTGTGATAGCGGTTTCCTCGCCTGATTTTACCTCTTTGACCTTGATGCCGCTATACGAAGAGGAGCGGCTGGGGCCATTGGTTTTGGGGTTGATCCGAATACCACCGATGCGTAATTCAGGCTGGGATACTTCTTTGAGGGATTTGTAACCAGGCCTTTCCAAGATGAGCATGATGTCACCCTTCTTGCTGAAATAGACGGAAGGGGTTACAGGGGCATTGACGAGCTCTTGAATGGCTTGGGGAGGGGCTTTGTACCCCGTGTTTTCTTGGGCGGTAGCACTTCCGAAAAGAAAGGCCAAGCCCAATAAGCACATGTAGCGCTTTGGAGTTTGAAAATTCAGGTTCATATTCAGTTCTTTTATCCAACCAAATTACAAAAAAATATGTAGCTCAGGTACTATGTAGCGCAGGAGGTATAGGGTAAAATGATAAACGGTAAAAAAATATAAAAAAAGGGATGTTTCGTCTAGGAAACACCCCTTAATCAATCAGTCAATTTATGTCTTTACATATCGTCTGCACCGACGGAAATCATGGCACATCTAAATCCGATATGGTTTGTAGCAGAATCTTGATGCATAAACCGCCTTGTACCTGGCGATAGCCAATACGCTACATCTCTCCAGCTACCTCCCTTATAAACGCGATAATTATCATCGATCAAGGTAGTCCGGTAGGCTTCTTCCGAATCATTGGTGCCATCTCTTCTCAGCGGATTGAGGTCTTCAAAGTCCTGATAGGAAAGCGGGCGATATACGTCCTCTACCCATTCGTTCATGTTTCCGGACATGTTGTAGAGCCCAAAATCATTGGGCGGATATTCATAGACGTTGGCAGGGATGATGTCACCATCATTGGTGATGCCACCAGCGATACCGGCATAGTCACCGCGTCCTCTTTTAAAGTTGGCAAGAAGGTCACCTTGACGGCCTTTTCGCTTAACATCATAAGGATTTCGGACACCACGGCCATCCCAAGGGTAAATACGGCCATTTTCTTGGTTTTCATCCAAGTATTGCGTGCCAATCATGGCTTTTGCGGCATATTCCCATTCCGCTTCATTGGGAAGCCTGTAGCTTGGCAATACCACTCCTCGCTCAATCAGCAGGTTTTTGCTCATGGTGGAATCCAACCCTTCTTTCTCACGATAAAGCTCGTTTACATAGGCTGTTCTCCACTTGCAGTAGGCATTTGCTTGCTCCCACGTGACTCCGGCCACCGGATAGAAGTTAAAGCCTGGGTGGCGGAAGTAGTACGTAGAATACACGTCATTGTATGAAAGGGCTTCTGTCCAAACGTCTTCTCTTGGTTCCAGTCGATTTACCGAATCCGCACTGGCACGTTTTTTCATGTCAAAGAGAAATTCCTTGTAATCCAAATTGGTTACTTCGGTCTCATCCATGTAAAATGAGGCAATGGTAACGGTTCTTTCTGCATTGTCTCGAAAGGCCATGACATCTTGCTCCTGCGTGCCCAATACGGCTCGTCCTCCTTGGATATATTTTAATTTCGGCCCTTTGGCAGGCTCTTTTAGCTTGACTACGGTAAACTGTGTGGTGTCGTCCAGGTCAAAATTTAATTCTGCACCCGTGGCTGCACTGACTTTTCCCGGGTTTCCGGCAGTCCTTCGCCCGTAGGTAGGCCCGTTATTTTTGGCACATGAGGCCAAAAATGTCATTGACAACATTAAAAATGCTGCCATGATAATAGTTGTATTTTTGTTGCTTTTCACCATGTGAAAGTTGGTTTATTCCTCGCTGATTAATACTGCTAATATATAATCAATAATGACATATAACAATACTTTTACTTTACGTTCATTTTATTAAACTCATCATACGTACCATAAATGAACACTCCATAGCACAAAACAAATAAGGGAATTGAAAAGATAAAAGCAAATTTTAAGCGCTCATTTCACTAAGCCATTGCTTGGCTTTCTCTACGGATTTAATACCACCAATGGTAAGAATTAAACGATTTTTATGTTCTTTTATTTTGCAAAATTTGCCATGACCTTGGATAAATCGAATAATATTTCCGAAAATATCCGATTTGAAATAACTTTCCCGTGTGCTGGGAACGAAGTAGCACTTCATTTGGCCACTTTTGAGCACCAGTTTTTCAAACCCAAGGCCTTCTGCCAGCCATCTTAAGCGTACCGTTTCCATCAGGTCTTCCACCACTGGCGGAATGGGACCAAATCGGTCCGAAACAGCATGGGCAAATTTCGTAAGGGCTTCTTCTGTTTTGATATTGTCTAGCTTGGAGTACAGGTTTAGCCTTTCCGAGATATTGCTGACATAATCTTCAGGGATCAAAAGTTCCATGTCAGTTTCGATCACACAGTCCTGTACCAAGACTTTTACTTTTTCTTTCAGGTCGACTTCAAAGAGGCTGGCAAACTCATTTTCCTTGAGCTCTTGGACGGCTTCGTCCAATATTTTGTGGTACATCTCAAATCCCAAATCGGTGATAAAGCCGCTTTGCTCGGCCCCCAAAAGGTTTCCGGCACCTCGGATATCCAAGTCTCTCATGGCTACTTTAAACCCATCGCCCAAATCGGAAAACTCTTCCAGCGTTTGAAGGCGCTTGCGGGCTTCAGCGGTAAGACCTGACATGGGTGAGGTGAGAAGGTAGCAGTAGGCTTTTTTATTGCTTCTGCCGACCCTTCCCCGCATCTGGTGGAGGTCGCTAAGGCCAAACATGTGTGCCCTGTTGATGATGATGGTGTTGGCATTGGGGATGTCCAGACCTGACTCGATGATGTTGGTGGAGACCAGCACGTCAAATTCCCCTTCGATAAACTTCACCATGATTTTCTCCAATTGCTTGCCGTCCATTTGGCCGTGGGCACCAGCAATTTTGGCATCGGGCACCAGTCGCATGATAAGGTTGGCAATGGAATCAATTTCTCCGACCCGGTTGTGGACAAAGAACACCTGGCCGCCACGCTGGAGCTCCCTGGAGACGGCATCCCGAATGACTTCTTCTTCAAAGGTGTGTATTTCAGTGGTTACGGGCTGCCTGTTTGGTGGAGGAGTGGCGATCACGGATAGGTCCCTGGCGCCCATCAGCGAAAAATGGAGTGTCCTTGGGATGGGGGTGGCCGTCAAGGTCAGTACGTCCACATTGACGCGGAGTTCTTTAAGCTGGTCTTTTACCTTGACGCCAAATTTCTGCTCTTCGTCGATGATCAGCAGTCCGAGATCCTTGAACTGGACATCTTTGTTGACAATTCGGTGGGTGCCGACGAGGATGTCGATTTCACCGGAAGTGACCTGCTTGGTGATTTCTTTGACCTGTTTGGTGGTGCGGAACCGGTTTATATAGTCCACTTTTACGGGGAATCCCTCAAGTCGCTCTTTAAAGGTCCGGTAATGCTGCATGGCCAAGATGGTAGTGGGCACCAATACTGCTACTTGTTTGCGGTCGTTGATGGCTTTGAAAGCTGCTCGGATGGCCACTTCTGTCTTGCCAAACCCTACATCTCCGCAAACCAAGCGGTCCATGGGGTAGGGTTTTTCCATGTCGGCTTTTACATCTCCCGTGGCCACAGCTTGATCCGGAGTGTCCTCGAAGATAAAGGAGCTTTCCAGTTCCACTTGCAAGACACTATCGGGAGCATATTGGTGGCCGGAGGCATTTCTTCGTTTGGCATACAGTGCAATCAAGTCCTTGGCAATGTCCTTGACTTTACGTTTTACCTTTTTCTTTTTGTTCTCCCACTCTGGCGAGCCCAGTTTGGACATGGTGGGAAGGGTGCCTTCTTGACCGGAATACTTGGAGATCTTATGTAAAGAGTGAATGTTGACGTAGAGCAGGTCATCATCCCGAAATATCAGCCTGACCGCCTCTTGGAAATTGTCGTTGACTTCCACTTTTTCCAGCCCGGCAAAGCGCCCCACGCCGTAATCCACGTGAACGACATAATCCCCCGCCTGCAAGGTTTTGAGCTCTTTGAGCGTCAAGGCCTTGGTCTTGCTGGCTTTTTTATGGCTTTTATACCGGTGATATCGCTCAAAAATCTGATGGTCCGTATAGCACGCGATCATGGTAGAATGATCTACGAAGCCTTCTCTGATACTGACAGGGAGTGATTGGATCTTGAGGGTGGGGTCTAGCTCTTGGAAGATGTTTTGTAGCCGTTCCACCTGCTTTTCACTTTCAGAGCAGATGATGTTCAGCAATCCCTTTCGCTCATTGTCCACCAGGTTTTCGACCAATAGGTCAAAGTTTTTATTGAACGATGGTTGGGGCTTGATGTCAAAATCAAAAACCTTGGACGTCGGCAAGTGGTACTGATTGCCAAATTCAATTTTGGTCAGGCGGTCAAGGGATGATAAGAAAGCTGCTCCATCATCAAAGAGGTTTTCCGGTTGGAGCACCAGTTGTTTGCTGCCCGTTTGGTCTACGATTTTGTCAAACTGCTGGCGGGCTTTTTCGAAGGCATTGTCCAGCATGTCCATGGTAAATTGGACATCTTTGATCCACACACAAGTATCTTTTGGTAGGAAATCTGTGAAGGACTGCCGCACTTCCTGCATCAGCTTGGTTTGGACATTGGGGATGATACTGATGTGATCGAGGGATTCCTCGGACAGCTGGCTCTCGGTGTCAAAGGTCCTGATGCTTTCGATCTCTTTTCCAAATAGCTCAATTCGGTAAGGGTATTCATTGGCAAAGGAAAACACATCGATGATGCCCCCGCGGATGGCAAATTGGCCAGGTTCATAGACGAAATCGGTCTTCTCAAAGTCATAGGTGCTCAGCAGCTCTGTGATAAACTCGACATCTACTTTCTCGCCTACCTTGGCCGTAAAAGTGTTCTCCTGAAGGGACTTTTTGTTGATGACTTTTTCGTAAAGTGCCTCTGGATAAGACACGATGATCTCCATTTTGGTATCTGAGGAGAGGACTTTGTTCAGGATCTCCGCACGCATGAGCACATTGGCATTGTCTACTTCCTCATGCTGATAGGGCCGTTTGTAAGAAGAAGGGAAAATGTGCGGGGTGACCCTGTCCAACAGACTGCTGAGATCGCTCGCCAAATAGGCCGCTTCTTCTTTATCGTGCGCAATGATCAGGTGGCTGCTGTGGCGAAGATTGATAAAGGTAGCCAAAAGGACCATGTCCATACTGCCTGAAATCCCCTTGAAAGCAAAGTTGCTGCCAACGGATGATTGGATGGTCTTGGCCACCGTTTTAATATAGGAATCTTGCTCGTAAAGGGTTAGAAATGCGTGCTTTTCCACAATAAATTGTTCTTGTTTAAGAAGATGACAGGTCCTTGGTTATTAATGCCTGAGTGCTATAGCGTAAATAGGCTTATGCATGTTTCGGGTTTAGGACGCAAGTTAAAAAAAAGCTGCTGATTATGGTCTATTTATGATGGCATCCTGGGAATTGTACTGGCGGGTGGTGATCTGCCTATCGTTGCAACCATTACAGGCTAAAATGGGTTGATTAAAAAAAGGTGGGGCATGAGGCTCTTTAGGAATAAAAAATGCAGATGTCCATGAGTTTGACGAAACCCTCCCATGATGAAATGAAAAAGCGTAATTTTCCATCCATGATCAAGAAAGCGGAATCCCTTCACCCGTATCAATTACTGGTTTACTTGGCCATGGTGAGCAGTGGGATCATTTTTCTGTTTTTAGCGGTAGCGTTTGTAGTGACCGCCATAGATAATCCGGTCGTGAATGGGGAGCAGCTTCCTTGGCCATTTTGGGTAAGCACTTTCTTGATAGTGTCAAGCAATTTTTGGACACGGAAATTGGTGCATTCCTTGGAAAATGATCAGCCACTATTCGTGAAACAAACCCTTTGGACGGTATTTTTAGTGGGGTTCATGTTTGTGGGATTCCAAGGCTGGGGCTGGATAGCCCTGACTGAGCAAGGTGTTTTGTTCACTGCCATTCCCAGTGGGAGTTACTTGTACGTCCTTACGGGAATCCATATGCTCCATTTGTTGGGAGCGATGGTGTTTGTGCTGCTGATGATTTATGAAGTAAAGCAGGTGA comes from Echinicola vietnamensis DSM 17526 and encodes:
- a CDS encoding cytochrome c oxidase subunit 3, which codes for MSLTKPSHDEMKKRNFPSMIKKAESLHPYQLLVYLAMVSSGIIFLFLAVAFVVTAIDNPVVNGEQLPWPFWVSTFLIVSSNFWTRKLVHSLENDQPLFVKQTLWTVFLVGFMFVGFQGWGWIALTEQGVLFTAIPSGSYLYVLTGIHMLHLLGAMVFVLLMIYEVKQVMANPIKGLVFRKNPYVDMKVKLFVLYWKFVEIVWLVLFLLFVLAL
- the mfd gene encoding transcription-repair coupling factor; protein product: MEKHAFLTLYEQDSYIKTVAKTIQSSVGSNFAFKGISGSMDMVLLATFINLRHSSHLIIAHDKEEAAYLASDLSSLLDRVTPHIFPSSYKRPYQHEEVDNANVLMRAEILNKVLSSDTKMEIIVSYPEALYEKVINKKSLQENTFTAKVGEKVDVEFITELLSTYDFEKTDFVYEPGQFAIRGGIIDVFSFANEYPYRIELFGKEIESIRTFDTESQLSEESLDHISIIPNVQTKLMQEVRQSFTDFLPKDTCVWIKDVQFTMDMLDNAFEKARQQFDKIVDQTGSKQLVLQPENLFDDGAAFLSSLDRLTKIEFGNQYHLPTSKVFDFDIKPQPSFNKNFDLLVENLVDNERKGLLNIICSESEKQVERLQNIFQELDPTLKIQSLPVSIREGFVDHSTMIACYTDHQIFERYHRYKSHKKASKTKALTLKELKTLQAGDYVVHVDYGVGRFAGLEKVEVNDNFQEAVRLIFRDDDLLYVNIHSLHKISKYSGQEGTLPTMSKLGSPEWENKKKKVKRKVKDIAKDLIALYAKRRNASGHQYAPDSVLQVELESSFIFEDTPDQAVATGDVKADMEKPYPMDRLVCGDVGFGKTEVAIRAAFKAINDRKQVAVLVPTTILAMQHYRTFKERLEGFPVKVDYINRFRTTKQVKEITKQVTSGEIDILVGTHRIVNKDVQFKDLGLLIIDEEQKFGVKVKDQLKELRVNVDVLTLTATPIPRTLHFSLMGARDLSVIATPPPNRQPVTTEIHTFEEEVIRDAVSRELQRGGQVFFVHNRVGEIDSIANLIMRLVPDAKIAGAHGQMDGKQLEKIMVKFIEGEFDVLVSTNIIESGLDIPNANTIIINRAHMFGLSDLHQMRGRVGRSNKKAYCYLLTSPMSGLTAEARKRLQTLEEFSDLGDGFKVAMRDLDIRGAGNLLGAEQSGFITDLGFEMYHKILDEAVQELKENEFASLFEVDLKEKVKVLVQDCVIETDMELLIPEDYVSNISERLNLYSKLDNIKTEEALTKFAHAVSDRFGPIPPVVEDLMETVRLRWLAEGLGFEKLVLKSGQMKCYFVPSTRESYFKSDIFGNIIRFIQGHGKFCKIKEHKNRLILTIGGIKSVEKAKQWLSEMSA
- a CDS encoding S9 family peptidase, which produces MNLNFQTPKRYMCLLGLAFLFGSATAQENTGYKAPPQAIQELVNAPVTPSVYFSKKGDIMLILERPGYKSLKEVSQPELRIGGIRINPKTNGPSRSSSYSGIKVKEVKSGEETAITGLPEDAKISGISWSDDEQYLAFGLVGDEGISLWVANLATKTAKPLTDEIINDVYGTAFTWLPDNSLLVKAINPSRGEMPEKPSVPSSPIIQATSGNAAPSRTYQDLLENEYDEQLFAYFMDAQLMVIDLEGNTKPLGDPAMIKSMDVSPDGQYVLVEAIKRPFSYLVPAYRFPYDVEAWSIDGSETVTIAEIPLDEVRPTGFDATVTGPRSISWRRDVPATLYWAEAQDGGDPKVEIEERDIVYTLDAPFTGEKQKLATTSLRYAGIQWSDEAFAVLNERWFDTRQEKRSLINPSQPEQEKKTFIERSYSDIYNDPGDPVMTTNDLGEYVLLRKGDQLFMTSEGGSPEGSMPFLSTFDVSSGEQEIIWRCQAPYYEEVVKVLDDKGNSFITRKQSTDIQPNYWLVNTKKRIAPIQLTHFEDPYPSLRGIQKELVTYTRNDGLNLSATIYTPAGYDPAADGPLPVLMWAYPREYKSKEVAAQVRGSKYEFTRLYWGTPLYWITQGYAIMDRTEMPIVGEGNQEPNDFFIEQLVANAEAAIDYIVDRGIGDRDRIAVGGHSYGAFMTANLLSHSDLFAAGIARSGAYNRTLTPFGFQYEQRTYWEAPDVYFNMSPFMHANKVKTPILLIHGEADNNSGTFPIQSERYYNALKGHGATARLVFLPNESHGYAAEESIMHTLYEMNEWLEKWVKNKGK
- a CDS encoding YCF48-related protein — protein: MKNPLLLVIFCLSLVQTAFSQSWQRITDRGNALTDIHWVNDDLAFASGNQIMLKTTDGGEGWTELAMPIAADLLAVDFHDHQIGAMAGKNGTLLQTKDGGQSWNIINLNTTSDILTVNYRSSEEIWISGTSGTLKYSSNGGETWTSVELGTTAAINTLVFTSGDQGFLATSSGAIYKTTNNGQSWQQLTSSVSTALNDLYFTNDTTGYAVGDEGTILKTVDSGNHWAFIQSGTNYDYKRVAFHRDRPDIGIIVGEEGTVLYTNNAGLTFLVRNSRTTEDIHGIDYKQSTNTVVAVADGGTILRSTNAGSSWISLLSGHPSDFLATDFVNDSRGYIAGKEAVIFRTTNGGDSFNDYSRPLNIDFHAIAFQSPAFGYVVGDDGTMLNTTNSGGSWTALNPKTELDLYGLYFADADTGYIVGESGYLASTVNRGVNWSTIHAGDKGYDYHDIDFFESGPGIIIGEGGHVLKSNSNGDWQEISIGTSDDLHGMFMIDESAAIIVGDNGQAFFTQNQFESWEPLNTNTAQNLRDVAFLDSLTGFIVGDKGLILQTTDRGKNWTEVDTETYQDFKAISFGDVNTGYAVGEFGMIYQYSCEVPTATGTIIGQDNICLSQQIYRLEYESTDDLTFEWRVDGGTIIEGQGSDRIVVQWETPGRNAVLVKSQNICGDGPTEGLEVTVSTIPEKVPQIIGNGVACLETVSQYEVDSIPGMEYIWTASGGIIQSGQGTAHAAITWEAEGQQQLKVMPRNACGESTATTKAITITRAPSQPDPIIGLAEVGLEVQSYEVSEVEGVNYQWSTEGGTILSGQGTHAVTVSWEKEGDFLLEVTPSNHCHEGIPQALNVNVNLITDLEKEAEKAQVKIYPNPSSGDIHINIKGVGSIREIRIVDPMGKYLRKITPHGDMFDFDIENLPVGLWLIEVESTAGKSVDKVWIK
- the gldJ gene encoding gliding motility lipoprotein GldJ translates to MAAFLMLSMTFLASCAKNNGPTYGRRTAGNPGKVSAATGAELNFDLDDTTQFTVVKLKEPAKGPKLKYIQGGRAVLGTQEQDVMAFRDNAERTVTIASFYMDETEVTNLDYKEFLFDMKKRASADSVNRLEPREDVWTEALSYNDVYSTYYFRHPGFNFYPVAGVTWEQANAYCKWRTAYVNELYREKEGLDSTMSKNLLIERGVVLPSYRLPNEAEWEYAAKAMIGTQYLDENQENGRIYPWDGRGVRNPYDVKRKGRQGDLLANFKRGRGDYAGIAGGITNDGDIIPANVYEYPPNDFGLYNMSGNMNEWVEDVYRPLSYQDFEDLNPLRRDGTNDSEEAYRTTLIDDNYRVYKGGSWRDVAYWLSPGTRRFMHQDSATNHIGFRCAMISVGADDM